One part of the Rutidosis leptorrhynchoides isolate AG116_Rl617_1_P2 chromosome 1, CSIRO_AGI_Rlap_v1, whole genome shotgun sequence genome encodes these proteins:
- the LOC139896766 gene encoding uncharacterized protein, which translates to MTAPKTVKEVQSLTGKLAALTSFLSKAAERQLSFFKILKGCLTKKSFVWTSEAETAFQEMKKLLKALPTLTAPIKGETLYLYISVANEAFGLVLVAERDKIQSPVYFGSKALAGSEINYTPIEKFVRARINIAKIAEIFSTAHNTCVN; encoded by the coding sequence ATGACTGCACCAAAGACTgttaaagaagtgcaaagtttgacgggtaAGTTAGCCGCGTTAACAAGTTTTTTGTCCAAAGCTGCTGAAAGGCAATTGTcatttttcaaaatcttaaaagGGTGTTTAACGAAAAAGAGTTTTGTATGGACAAGCGAGGCTGAAACCGCATTTCAGGAAATGAAGAAGTTGTTGAAAGCTTTACCTACGTTGACAGCACCAATTAAAGGCGAAACTCTTTACCTCTATATATCAGTGGCAAATGAAGCTTTTGGCTTAGTTTTAGTTGCGGAAAGAGACAAAATACAAAGTCCAGTGTATTTTGGCAGCAAAGCTCTTGCGGGTAGTGAAATAAACTATACCCCCATTGAAAAATTTGTACGCGCTCGTATTAATATCGCGAAGATTGCGGAGATATTTTCAACGGCACACAATACATGTGTTAACTAA
- the LOC139896787 gene encoding uncharacterized protein — translation MSKKIGDGCDTKFWTDQWIRDTILATGFPRLFALDCHPHLTIAFKFLNGEWRMSWRHVPRGGAEQQQLTELLNILNDFSLTVDLDYWIWDGPNACFSVSHARCLIDAHELAPFTRATYWCKYVPLKVNVFNCHLRINRLPTKDNLALCNINIQHLRCGLCNNDLESVNHLFTFCSITSLIWHRVQLWIGLSLPNWSSVEDIWAWVDGVPITGHQRIILRVIFLSAIWNIRRFRNSIVFKDPFIRANTVFDTIVVFGFNWLYTRFCKTRINWTSWLQNPLYSL, via the coding sequence ATGTCGAAAAAAATTGGTGATGGGTGTGACACGAAATTTTGGACTGACCAATGGATTAGGGACACTATTCTGGCTACGGGATTTCCTAGACTTTTTGCTCTTGATTGTCACCCGCATTTAACTATTGCTTTCAAATTCTTAAATGGCGAATGGCGAATGTCATGGCGTCATGTTCCGAGAGGGGGTGCCGAACAGCAACAGCTCACCGAGCTCCTTAACATCTTAAACGATTTTAGTCTAACAGTTGATCTGGATTATTGGATTTGGGATGGTCCAAATGCATGCTTCTCTGTTTCGCATGCTAGATGCTTAATTGATGCCCATGAACTGGCACCTTTTACTCGTGCAACTTATTGGTGTAAGTACGTTCCTTTAAAAGTCAATGTTTTCAATTGTCATCTCCGTATCAATCGGCTTCCAACGAAAGATAATCTTGCGCTCTGTAACATCAATATTCAACATCTTCGATGTGGGCTTTGTAATAATGATTTAGAAAGTGTCAATCATTTATTTACTTTTTGTTCTATAACCTCTCTTATTTGGCATCGCGTTCAGTTATGGATCGGTTTGTCTCTTCCAAATTGGTCTTCGGTGGAGGATATATGGGCTTGGGTCGATGGAGTACCAATCACGGGACATCAAAGAATCATTCTCAGAGTCATATTTCTTTCAGCCATTTGGAATATTCGGAGGTTTCGGAATAGTATTGTCTTCAAAGACCCATTCATTCGAGCTAATACAGTTTTTGATACCATCGTGGTTTTCGGTTTTAATTGGTTATATACTAGATTTTGTAAAACTAGAATAAACTGGACGTCATGGCTTCAAAATCCTTTGTACTCTTTGTAA
- the LOC139896804 gene encoding uncharacterized protein produces the protein MNLLSLNIGGGVTSFNKHRWVSKLCKDHAITILGIQETKMSTLNHFAVKALWGNFNFKVAASCARGRSGGILTICDPNSFNCSRVISFNNMQIVEGRFCERDSPCFLINVYAPQSRRQKKRIWDFILSFINNNDGDFIIFGDFNSVRYSHERFGTHFNHLEAADFNDFIANGGLIDIPLGGRAFTRVNKSFTQRSKIDRFMVSNGILDVFPHVTGKILSNLWSDHCPILLCNDIVDYGPTPFKIFHSWFDLENFDKTVEDAWNDLSQRASSNPQIRFKDKLKHVKAALKSWSKDIRSSSNRNKIELTKKIADIDAQLDSDSDYSSLATSRSCALKDLAIIEQMEAANMAQKNKRLIHGMGDENSTFSYKS, from the coding sequence ATGAATTTATTATCGTTGAATATTGGAGGCGGAGTAACATCTTTTAATAAACATAGATGGGTTAGCAAGTTATGCAAGGATCATGCGATTACGATTCTTGGGATCCAAGAGACAAAGATGTCTACTTTGAACCACTTTGCTGTCAAAGCGTTGTGGGGAAATTTTAATTTTAAGGTAGCTGCGTCTTGTGCTAGAGGTCGTTCAGGTGGTATTCTCACCATTTGCGACCCTAACAGCTTTAATTGCAGTAGAGTAATTTCTTTCAATAATATGCAGATTGTCGAGGGTCGATTTTGTGAGAGGGATTCTCCGTGTTTCTTAATTAACGTGTATGCTCCTCAATCAAGACGCCAGAAAAAGCGCATTTGGGATTTCATTCTTTCTTTCATCAATAATAATGATGGAGACTTTATCATTTTTGGCGACTTTAATTCGGTGAGATATTCGCATGAACGCTTTGGTACTCACTTCAATCATTTAGAGGCTGCTGACTTTAATGATTTTATTGCTAACGGAGGCCTCATTGACATTCCATTAGGAGGACGGGCTTTTACAAGAGTGAATAAATCTTTTACTCAACGTTCAAAGATTGATAGATTCATGGTATCTAATGGAATTTTAGATGTGTTCCCTCATGTTACGGGCAAGATTCTCTCCAACTTATGGTCGGATCATTGTCCCATTCTCCTATGTAATGACATTGTCGATTATGGCCCGACACCATTTAAAATTTTTCACTCTTGGTTTGATCTCGAAAATTTTGACAAGACGGTCGAGGATGCATGGAATGATCTGTCTCAAAGAGCTAGCTCCAATCCGCAAATTAGATTCAAAGATAAATTGAAACATGTAAAAGCTGCACTGAAGTCATGGAGTAAGGATATTCGATCATCCTCTAACCGTAACAAAATTGAGCTCACTAAGAAAATTGCAGATATTGATGCACAGTTAGATTCGGATTCTGATTACTCCTCTTTGGCCACTTCTAGATCTTGTGCTCTAAAAGACCTAGCTATTATTGAACAAATGGAGGCAGCAAACATGGCACAAAAAAACAAACGTTTAATTCATGGAATGGGGGATGAAAACTCTACTTTTTCATACAAATCTTAA
- the LOC139896755 gene encoding uncharacterized protein — MPIKQVLTKPEISGRLVMWAVELGAYEISYLPRNAIKGQVLADYLAEMSGEMEVINERTELKPVQGETWDLFTDGASCAEGASAGLVLAAPSGEEHTYALRFDFDVTNNEAEYEALFAGLNITHKMHVTKLRTFIDSQLVANQFNGSFDAHELSMQKYLKLLQESAMRFEHFELTQVPRSQNKKADALSKLAALTFSHFQKQVWVEELPRKSIDNDLMVASVEEAQPNWMVPIMQYIRNNFLPNDKREARLVRERAPMYIIQNDILYCKSYCGLMIRCVGPIEAEMIVDELHNGSCALHSGYKIIAAKIMRMGYFLPSLYRDVAKIVKRCKSCQRHAPQNRMPRHDMIPVNSPWLFHKWAIDIVGPFLTGPGNVKFLIVAIDYFTKWVEAKVVRTITGVQVHNFVWEYIVCRFGIPGELVSDNGAQIAKDPFKTWCYDLNIIQKFTSVAHPQANGLYEVTNRDIVSVILAEILVPTHRIANFDEEANSEALCENLNLIEERRLMAAIREANNKQQIAKYYNKRVRALFFDVGEWVLQNNDVSRAEKLGKLGPNWECPYQVVAINVADKSSLMMSSAVASSRSLIAVILGMGILARFSLAAANADRASVREHKRSAISDGSGSGKGQWMAIWSMNSTLSRNCSAAAYTEKILEIGRELSTFLDNSGRC, encoded by the exons atgCCAATCAAGCAAGTTTTAACAAAACCAGAAATATCTGGTAGACTCGTGATGTGGGCAGTGGAGTTAGGTGCTTATGAAATCTCTTACCTACCGCGCAACGCTATAAAAGGACAAGTTTTAGCGGATTACTTGGCAGAAATGTCTGGTGAAATGGAGGTAATTAATGAGCGAACAGAGTTAAAGCCAGTGCAGGGCGAGACatgggatttatttactgatggagCCTCATGTGCAGAGGGTGCTAGTGCGGGTTTAGTGTTAGCAGCCCCAAGTGGTGAGGAGCACACGTACGCGTTACGTTTCGATTTTGATGTAACGAATAATGAAGCTGAATATGAAGCGTTGTTTGCTGGTTTAAATATCACGCATAAAATGCATGTCACCAAGTTGCGAACTTTTATAGATTCGCAGCTAGTGGCAAATCAGTTTAACGGCTCTTTTGACGCGCATGAACTCTCTATGCAAAAATATTTGAAGTTGTTACAAGAATCAGCTATGCGGTTTGAGCATTTTGAACTTACACAAGTACCAAGAAgtcaaaataagaaagcggatgcgttAAGCAAGTTGGCTGCGTTGACATTCTCGCACTTTCAAAAGCAAGTTTGGGTTGAGGAGTTACCAAGGAAGTCAATTGATAATGATTTAATGGTCGCGTCAGTTGAGGAAGCACAACCAAACTGGATGGTACCAATCATGCAATACATCCGCAATAATTTTCTGCCAAATGACAAACGCGAAGCTCGTTTAGTTCGTGAGCGAGCACCAATGTACATCattcaaaatgatattttatattgtAAGTCATATTGCGGTCTAATGATACGGTGTGTTGGCCCAATTGAAGCTGAGATGATAGTGGATGAACTACACAATGGTTCTTGCGCATTGCATTCAGGCTATAAAATCATTGCGGCTAAAATTATGCGAATGGGTTATTTTTTGCCGTCCTTATATCGCGATGTTGCAAAGATTGTTAAGCGTTgcaaaagttgccaaaggcatgcgcCGCAGAATAGGATGCCAAGGCATGATATGATCCCTGTTAACTCGCCATGGCTATTTCAcaaatgggctattgatattgtgggaCCATTTCTCACAGGTCCTGGCAATGTCAAATTCCTAATTGTAGCAATCGACTATTTTACAAAATGGGTTGAGGCTAAGGTGGTTCGCACTATCACTGGAGTGCAAGTGCATAATTTTGTTTGGGAATATATTGTGTGCAGATTTGGAATTCCGGGggaattggttagcgataatgggGCTCAAATAGCGAAAGACCCATTCAAAACATGGTGCTATGATTTAAACATAATCCAAAAGTTTACGTCGGTGGCACATCCGCAAGCTAATGGCTTGTACGAAGTAACTAATCGTGACATTGTAAGCG TAATACTCGCTGAAATTCTTGTGCCAACGCATAGAATTgctaactttgatgaagaagcaaaTAGCGAAGCTCTATGTGAAAACTTGAATTTAATAGAAGAGCGAAGGTTAATGGCTGCTATCAGGGAGGCAAATAACAAACAACAAATTGCCAAGTATTACAACAAAAGAGTGCGCGCATTGTTCTTTGATGTAGGCGAATGGGTACTGCAGAATAATGATGTGAGTCGAGCAGAAAAACTTGGTAAGCTGGGGCCTAACTGGGAGTGTCCTTATCAAGTTGTTGCTATTAATGTAGCAG ATAAGTCtagcttgatgatgtcatctgcagtggcATCATCTCGCTCGCTTATCGCTGTTATTTTAGGGATGGGAATTTTAGCTAGGTTCTCCTTAGCAGCAGCAAACGCTGATAGAGCGTCTGTCAGAGAACATAAGCGGTCCGCTATTTCAGATGGTAGCGGCTCTGGCAAGGGACAGTGGATGGCAATTTGGTCCATGAATTCCACCCTCTCGCGCAATTGTAGCGCGGCAGCATACACTGAAAAAATTTTGGAAATAGGAAGAGAGTTGAGCACTTTTCTTGACAACTCGGGCAGATGTTAG